A genomic window from Hippocampus zosterae strain Florida chromosome 13, ASM2543408v3, whole genome shotgun sequence includes:
- the LOC127613931 gene encoding fibroblast growth factor-binding protein 2-like: MRASAVVLMVAAWACACHAQTHNSGSQRQQQQHGIWDEPIRFSTKSKDACTMVVSEASDHTRLRVSCKGTAPPGAARGRAYYCDFQGKPNLCRAYSLNPRHYFTQIMWELRKLSHACQGAKLYRPPMCKNHPDEVQMSFLSAWPRAVKPAATQKLQKPQTPAKTQAGKAVPAPARKTTPKPAKTTARSPTELPESKASRIATDYCWKSFHGICKYFIGWFKD, translated from the coding sequence ATGAGGGCCTCAGCTGTCGTTCTCATGGTAGCGGCGTGGGCGTGCGCGTGCCACGCTCAAAcccacaacagcggcagccagcggcagcagcagcagcacggcATCTGGGACGAGCCCATCCGCTTCAGCACCAAGAGCAAGGACGCCTGCACCATGGTGGTGTCGGAGGCCTCCGACCACACCCGGCTGCGCGTCTCTTGCAAGGGCACCGCGCCGCCAGGCGCCGCCCGGGGCCGCGCTTATTACTGCGACTTCCAGGGCAAGCCCAACCTGTGCCGCGCCTACAGCCTCAACCCGCGCCACTACTTCACGCAGATCATGTGGGAGTTGCGCAAACTGAGCCACGCCTGCCAGGGCGCCAAACTCTACCGGCCGCCCATGTGCAAAAACCATCCCGACGAGGTCCAGATGAGCTTCTTGTCCGCCTGGCCCAGAGCAGTCAAGCCCGCTGCCACTCAGAAACTGCAGAAGCCTCAGACCCCCGCCAAGACCCAAGCGGGCAAAGCCGTCCCAGCCCCCGCCAGGAAGACCACCCCCAAGCCAGCCAAGACCACCGCGAGGTCCCCGACGGAGCTGCCCGAGTCCAAGGCATCCCGCATAGCCACGGATTACTGCTGGAAGAGCTTCCACGGCATCTGCAAGTACTTCATTGGATGGTTTAAGGACTGA